The proteins below come from a single Myxocyprinus asiaticus isolate MX2 ecotype Aquarium Trade chromosome 28, UBuf_Myxa_2, whole genome shotgun sequence genomic window:
- the si:ch73-290k24.6 gene encoding uncharacterized protein si:ch73-290k24.6 isoform X1: MFHVCMHLSHTRHFICAYRIRYRAELFLVDLICFISAHFIDGPDSIYGHLCPSPDSEWSDAVAIAAVLEEAEERVFRWRHALLQGMEYHSSGTLPLLGSPRYCPGTNSASGYLCQTGHCCQETGCCTYYYELWWFWLLWSVLILFSCCCAYRHRQAKQRVQQQQRQREINLMAYHGACSYPSSMFDLSFLASLKLPSYEEVAAQPSTPPPPYSSVTYPRGSAHPGPSHMLSSQSSDNYTSCSCDSCCPSSPCSSSPSSAQLTDETDTSHASTPSLSEPGHSHSTAAATHGETVSMPPINECSQSPTLSTAEVLEAELIGSTPSECNGNNTVTLISSKLLKKSTDNASNATEICNASHAKSTSNICTTSCSNNSSSVSSNINPTSKNITSFSRQNATATVPLASTPSPSSSSLKLFSISDQQNSATQGPVQDTPFAPPPQSPPRSALFSPGVETERRDSAVSDLDVDQMHFQQRRLTGDSGIEVCRCRVEQEEEDEDEDQLQTESAVEPNDGLHDSPDCSARARQSPAEGGGKEAWPVSPVPLPVEAVVIAMETD; the protein is encoded by the exons atgtttcATGTTTGCATGCATCTCTCTCACACAAGGCATTTTATTTGTGCGTATAGAATTAGATATAGAGCTGAGCTATTCTTAGTTGATTTGATCTGTTTTATTTCTGCTCATTTTATAGATGGTCCTGACAGCATCTATGGACACCTGTGTCCTTCACCAG ACTCTGAGTGGTCAGACGCTGTCGCCATAGCAGCAGTTCTGGAGGAAGCAGAGGAGCGAGTGTTTCGGTGGCGCCACGCCCTGCTGCAGGGTATGGAGTACCACAGTTCTGGGACGTTGCCCCTCTTGGGCAGCCCGCGCTACTGCCCGGGAACTAACAGCGCTAGCGGCTACCTCTGCCAGACCGGCCACTGCTGCCAGGAGACGGGCTGCTGTACCTACTACTATGAGCTGTGGT GGTTTTGGCTGCTGTGGAGTGTACTCATCTTGTTTAGCTGTTGTTGTGCGTATCGTCACCGTCAGGCGAAGCAGCGCGTTCAGCAgcagcagagacagagagagataaacCTCATGGCATATCACGGAGCCTGCAGTTACCCGTCCTCGATGTTTGACCTCA GTTTCCTTGCGTCCCTCAAACTGCCATCTTATGAGGAAGTAGCTGCCCAACCCAGCACCCCGCCCCCTCCCTACAGCTCTGTCACTTATCCACGAGGCTCTGCCCACCCTGGCCCAAGTCACATGCTGTCATCCCAGAGCTCTGACAACTACACCAGCTGCTCCTGTGACTCCTGCTGTCCGTCATCCCCCTGTAGCTCCTCCCCCTCTTCTGCTCAACTCACAGATGAGACGGACACAAGCCACGCCTCCACACCCTCCCTCAGTGAGCCTGGTCACAGCCACTCCACAGCAGCGGCTACACACGGCGAGACTGTTTCAATGCCGCCAATCAATGAATGCAGCCAATCTCCTACGCTCAGCACAGCAGAGGTACTGGAGGCAGAGCTAATAGGTTCCACCCCCTCGGAATGCAACGGCAACAACACCGTCACCCTAATCAGCAGCAAGCTTTTGAAGAAAAGCACAGATAATGCTAGTAATGCCACGGAAATATGTAACGCATCTCACGCTAAAAGTACTAGCAATATTTGCACCACTAGTTGCTCAAACAACTCCAGCAGCGTTAGTTCCAACATTAATCCAACATCTAAGAACATCACCAGCTTTTCAAGACAAAATGCTACAGCAACCGTTCCTCTCGCCTCAACCCCTTCGCCCTCTTCCTCGTCTCTCAAACTCTTTTCGATCTCTGACCAGCAAAATTCCGCAACACAAGGGCCTGTACAAGACACCCCCTTTGCCCCGCCTCCACAGTCTCCTCCCAGATCCGCCCTCTTTTCTCCTGGCGTGGAAACCGAGCGTCGCGATTCCGCCGTGAGCGACTTGGACGTGGACCAAATGCACTTCCAGCAGCGACGGCTAACTGGTGACTCCGGCATCGAGGTTTGTCGCTGCCGTGTTGAGCAGGAAGAAGAGGATGAGGATGAAGATCAGTTACAGACAGAGTCGGCTGTTGAGCCAAACGACGGTCTACATGACAGCCCAGACTGTTCTGCTAGAGCCAGACAGTCACCGGCGGAAGGGGGCGGAAAAGAGGCGTGGCCTGTCTCCCCGGTCCCTCTGCCGGTGGAAGCAGTCGTTATTGCCATGGAAACTGACTGA
- the si:ch73-290k24.6 gene encoding uncharacterized protein si:ch73-290k24.6 isoform X2 — protein sequence MLIYPFLFAISSICIYYGPDSIYGHLCPSPDSEWSDAVAIAAVLEEAEERVFRWRHALLQGMEYHSSGTLPLLGSPRYCPGTNSASGYLCQTGHCCQETGCCTYYYELWWFWLLWSVLILFSCCCAYRHRQAKQRVQQQQRQREINLMAYHGACSYPSSMFDLSFLASLKLPSYEEVAAQPSTPPPPYSSVTYPRGSAHPGPSHMLSSQSSDNYTSCSCDSCCPSSPCSSSPSSAQLTDETDTSHASTPSLSEPGHSHSTAAATHGETVSMPPINECSQSPTLSTAEVLEAELIGSTPSECNGNNTVTLISSKLLKKSTDNASNATEICNASHAKSTSNICTTSCSNNSSSVSSNINPTSKNITSFSRQNATATVPLASTPSPSSSSLKLFSISDQQNSATQGPVQDTPFAPPPQSPPRSALFSPGVETERRDSAVSDLDVDQMHFQQRRLTGDSGIEVCRCRVEQEEEDEDEDQLQTESAVEPNDGLHDSPDCSARARQSPAEGGGKEAWPVSPVPLPVEAVVIAMETD from the exons ATGCTTATATACCCGTTCTTATTCGCTATCTCTTccatatgtatatact ATGGTCCTGACAGCATCTATGGACACCTGTGTCCTTCACCAG ACTCTGAGTGGTCAGACGCTGTCGCCATAGCAGCAGTTCTGGAGGAAGCAGAGGAGCGAGTGTTTCGGTGGCGCCACGCCCTGCTGCAGGGTATGGAGTACCACAGTTCTGGGACGTTGCCCCTCTTGGGCAGCCCGCGCTACTGCCCGGGAACTAACAGCGCTAGCGGCTACCTCTGCCAGACCGGCCACTGCTGCCAGGAGACGGGCTGCTGTACCTACTACTATGAGCTGTGGT GGTTTTGGCTGCTGTGGAGTGTACTCATCTTGTTTAGCTGTTGTTGTGCGTATCGTCACCGTCAGGCGAAGCAGCGCGTTCAGCAgcagcagagacagagagagataaacCTCATGGCATATCACGGAGCCTGCAGTTACCCGTCCTCGATGTTTGACCTCA GTTTCCTTGCGTCCCTCAAACTGCCATCTTATGAGGAAGTAGCTGCCCAACCCAGCACCCCGCCCCCTCCCTACAGCTCTGTCACTTATCCACGAGGCTCTGCCCACCCTGGCCCAAGTCACATGCTGTCATCCCAGAGCTCTGACAACTACACCAGCTGCTCCTGTGACTCCTGCTGTCCGTCATCCCCCTGTAGCTCCTCCCCCTCTTCTGCTCAACTCACAGATGAGACGGACACAAGCCACGCCTCCACACCCTCCCTCAGTGAGCCTGGTCACAGCCACTCCACAGCAGCGGCTACACACGGCGAGACTGTTTCAATGCCGCCAATCAATGAATGCAGCCAATCTCCTACGCTCAGCACAGCAGAGGTACTGGAGGCAGAGCTAATAGGTTCCACCCCCTCGGAATGCAACGGCAACAACACCGTCACCCTAATCAGCAGCAAGCTTTTGAAGAAAAGCACAGATAATGCTAGTAATGCCACGGAAATATGTAACGCATCTCACGCTAAAAGTACTAGCAATATTTGCACCACTAGTTGCTCAAACAACTCCAGCAGCGTTAGTTCCAACATTAATCCAACATCTAAGAACATCACCAGCTTTTCAAGACAAAATGCTACAGCAACCGTTCCTCTCGCCTCAACCCCTTCGCCCTCTTCCTCGTCTCTCAAACTCTTTTCGATCTCTGACCAGCAAAATTCCGCAACACAAGGGCCTGTACAAGACACCCCCTTTGCCCCGCCTCCACAGTCTCCTCCCAGATCCGCCCTCTTTTCTCCTGGCGTGGAAACCGAGCGTCGCGATTCCGCCGTGAGCGACTTGGACGTGGACCAAATGCACTTCCAGCAGCGACGGCTAACTGGTGACTCCGGCATCGAGGTTTGTCGCTGCCGTGTTGAGCAGGAAGAAGAGGATGAGGATGAAGATCAGTTACAGACAGAGTCGGCTGTTGAGCCAAACGACGGTCTACATGACAGCCCAGACTGTTCTGCTAGAGCCAGACAGTCACCGGCGGAAGGGGGCGGAAAAGAGGCGTGGCCTGTCTCCCCGGTCCCTCTGCCGGTGGAAGCAGTCGTTATTGCCATGGAAACTGACTGA
- the si:ch73-290k24.6 gene encoding mucin-4 isoform X3, translating into MEYHSSGTLPLLGSPRYCPGTNSASGYLCQTGHCCQETGCCTYYYELWWFWLLWSVLILFSCCCAYRHRQAKQRVQQQQRQREINLMAYHGACSYPSSMFDLSFLASLKLPSYEEVAAQPSTPPPPYSSVTYPRGSAHPGPSHMLSSQSSDNYTSCSCDSCCPSSPCSSSPSSAQLTDETDTSHASTPSLSEPGHSHSTAAATHGETVSMPPINECSQSPTLSTAEVLEAELIGSTPSECNGNNTVTLISSKLLKKSTDNASNATEICNASHAKSTSNICTTSCSNNSSSVSSNINPTSKNITSFSRQNATATVPLASTPSPSSSSLKLFSISDQQNSATQGPVQDTPFAPPPQSPPRSALFSPGVETERRDSAVSDLDVDQMHFQQRRLTGDSGIEVCRCRVEQEEEDEDEDQLQTESAVEPNDGLHDSPDCSARARQSPAEGGGKEAWPVSPVPLPVEAVVIAMETD; encoded by the exons ATGGAGTACCACAGTTCTGGGACGTTGCCCCTCTTGGGCAGCCCGCGCTACTGCCCGGGAACTAACAGCGCTAGCGGCTACCTCTGCCAGACCGGCCACTGCTGCCAGGAGACGGGCTGCTGTACCTACTACTATGAGCTGTGGT GGTTTTGGCTGCTGTGGAGTGTACTCATCTTGTTTAGCTGTTGTTGTGCGTATCGTCACCGTCAGGCGAAGCAGCGCGTTCAGCAgcagcagagacagagagagataaacCTCATGGCATATCACGGAGCCTGCAGTTACCCGTCCTCGATGTTTGACCTCA GTTTCCTTGCGTCCCTCAAACTGCCATCTTATGAGGAAGTAGCTGCCCAACCCAGCACCCCGCCCCCTCCCTACAGCTCTGTCACTTATCCACGAGGCTCTGCCCACCCTGGCCCAAGTCACATGCTGTCATCCCAGAGCTCTGACAACTACACCAGCTGCTCCTGTGACTCCTGCTGTCCGTCATCCCCCTGTAGCTCCTCCCCCTCTTCTGCTCAACTCACAGATGAGACGGACACAAGCCACGCCTCCACACCCTCCCTCAGTGAGCCTGGTCACAGCCACTCCACAGCAGCGGCTACACACGGCGAGACTGTTTCAATGCCGCCAATCAATGAATGCAGCCAATCTCCTACGCTCAGCACAGCAGAGGTACTGGAGGCAGAGCTAATAGGTTCCACCCCCTCGGAATGCAACGGCAACAACACCGTCACCCTAATCAGCAGCAAGCTTTTGAAGAAAAGCACAGATAATGCTAGTAATGCCACGGAAATATGTAACGCATCTCACGCTAAAAGTACTAGCAATATTTGCACCACTAGTTGCTCAAACAACTCCAGCAGCGTTAGTTCCAACATTAATCCAACATCTAAGAACATCACCAGCTTTTCAAGACAAAATGCTACAGCAACCGTTCCTCTCGCCTCAACCCCTTCGCCCTCTTCCTCGTCTCTCAAACTCTTTTCGATCTCTGACCAGCAAAATTCCGCAACACAAGGGCCTGTACAAGACACCCCCTTTGCCCCGCCTCCACAGTCTCCTCCCAGATCCGCCCTCTTTTCTCCTGGCGTGGAAACCGAGCGTCGCGATTCCGCCGTGAGCGACTTGGACGTGGACCAAATGCACTTCCAGCAGCGACGGCTAACTGGTGACTCCGGCATCGAGGTTTGTCGCTGCCGTGTTGAGCAGGAAGAAGAGGATGAGGATGAAGATCAGTTACAGACAGAGTCGGCTGTTGAGCCAAACGACGGTCTACATGACAGCCCAGACTGTTCTGCTAGAGCCAGACAGTCACCGGCGGAAGGGGGCGGAAAAGAGGCGTGGCCTGTCTCCCCGGTCCCTCTGCCGGTGGAAGCAGTCGTTATTGCCATGGAAACTGACTGA